A stretch of DNA from Tigriopus californicus strain San Diego chromosome 11, Tcal_SD_v2.1, whole genome shotgun sequence:
atGGATGTCAACGGAAGTTTTCCATTCTTATCTTGCCAACCTACTTTGTCGTTGATCATGTTCAATCCGAGGATACAAATGgcattctttctctcttgtcCACCCCCAGCTCCATAGCGAATGTAATCGCAGGCGGCAATCCGCGGAAAAGCTTCACACATTGGGTTGACCATGTACAGTTGGCGTTCCTCCGGAGGCATTTGATAATATTGAATCACCAAGGGCCCGTAGTTGAGAAACTGATACTTCAGAAATTTATTGGTGATGAACCACAAGGAGACGACAATGATTAAGTTCAATTGTTCGCAACAAAAGAACCATGCGGCATAGGAATTGTATTTGTTGTGCAAGTGCTCCTAGAGAAATGAATAGACGTTCTTTACTGTTATAAGAATAGCATATAAAGCAAGAGATGCTTGACATTAAATAGCAACCTACTTGAAAAGTGGACACGAGATTTTCCCGTTTCTCTTTGGCATCTTCGATAATTTTGGTGGTGGTGCCTTTGGATAAAAATTTCATGAGGCCTCCCTCACACATGAGCCAGATGGCACGAGGTAcatagaagaagaaggcgCACGTGACCAGAAAAATGGGCACCCATTGATAATACGAGTTGTAGAGTACGGTTCCATCGTGTTCCCTCTTGGAACAGGAGCCTTTGAACTCTAAAGGGATGTTGAAGGTCGAGTACATCCAACAATAAGATGATAATACTGCATCGTTCACATCTCCGCCGCTCTGTAACGATAAGACATTTAATCAAAAGTGGTTGACACTCtgaaaaaagagcaaacttACCACTTCACAATTGATCGGATCCCCGAAGAACTGTTTGCTCGAGCAGATGATGGACATGGCCACTAAAATCGTGGTAGTGGCCTTGTAGAAGAGTTTAAAGGTCCAATTGTCAATACTAATCTGGTTGACCTCCAAGAAGAATTTGGTGGCCGAATTGGCCGCACCCAAAATCTCCGCCATGCTCCTGATTAGTCCTCACTCTCGCTTCTTCGTTACCCACCACTCACACTTCAATTAAGAAGACGATCCTGAAAATGAAGGCACACAAACTACTTTCACTGGAAAGCTCCATGCTTCAAGTTCCAAGGAGTGTTCTGCGTACGGATATAATACGAATATTAGCTTGCGTGAAGTGAAAAGAACAGCTGCTCCATAAAAGTAGCAAGCATAGGTGTTAAGAAGCTGTTAGTCCGTGTCAGTGCAGTATATAGGTAGATGGAACAGTTCCAAATTCGGGGAAAGGCGGCAAAAAGTGAGACAAATTCGAGAGAAATGCTGCTCAGTGACGTCGACCAAACTATTCATCAACAGAATTGATGACTACCTATGGTCCTTGTCATAGGAGGCTTATTGGGCGAGATAATGTAGGAAACCTTCCGAAGAGATAAGGGTCTTGTGAGCTTTCCATTTGTGTCAAACCAATTGGGTTCCAGGATACAAGAGGAGAGCACAAGTACTGTTTTCATGGCCAAAGACATTCTGATGGTGTCTAGGAAATGAGAGGGAGGCTTAATTGTGATATTGATTCATAACGATGAATCTATTCGCcggaaacttgtccaaacaTTCACCctattttgaggcaaaatgcGCCTGAGAATCCAATGCATTCTTACAAACTTTTCttatttgttttgcttttttcacaggcctttctaaccgctttagggaatgtaatccccagtactattgaaatgaaagatagCATTGTATTacgaacatttctttttgtcaatctttatatgatatttggtctaccaacgcCTTTGAGTTAGCAGGCCAAGCTAACCCTTGAACGGAGGGTTGATCAGGTAATctgatcaaaatattgtccaagtctgttttaaaagatgctaccggatcaacaacgtCTACGtattctctacgaatatttgagggaagcaaattaaacaatgaaggagcccaagaaagaagagctgtggacttcattgttcgaaccagtctggattctcgaggacttgaaagtgctctcaaaatgcacatcaAGCCtttatggtcactagaattgaccctaaatcctggattgggacagctcatgaatgcttttgaagacgtacagtatcagatacctttcgtaccttctctgaacactgtccagtcccaacttttttagtctctcccaatacgagagctctctcattcctgtgatgttcctagtgaaacatctttgagcCTGCTCGACTTTTTGCAAGCCTGCTGAACTCGAAAGGTCGAATAAGTCCAAAGTTTAGACCATGACACTGTCATTTTGGAGGGTATAAAGACTTTTGACACCTTAATGGCATAACTAAGATTTAGATTTGTGCAGGAATTTCAACTATTCTATGCAAAATGAGACCATTTCTCAGTCAAAGTATCAACACGTCTTTAGCGATCAAAAGGGTAGTGGGTGGCATACATACTATCTTGAAACGGTGtattttgccaactttcagAGGACCACCTACTTGTGCATTCGATAAAGATACTCAATTTTAAATGCCGACTTACCtgatcattttgatttaaaagtgttttgatCCAGATGTTGGTGGTCTTCCAATGAACAAAACGTGTGAGTAGTGTCTGACTTGTGAGCAAGTACAGTGTTGAACCTAAGCCGAAATAAGGGTGATACCTTCAGTAAACCCAGAATGGAAACCTACCCCACAAGGGTATCcttaaacaagaaaaaatcaaCACCCCAAAAAcgcattcaaaattcattcaacAGGAAGTGAAAACTCATTTAGCACTAATACCTATCGATAAAGGTGAATCCGACTTGTTTATTCACATGGCAGTCACCTTGGCCGTCGTTTGCTCGTGAGAGGCTGTTCATTTTAGGGGAAGAGGCATGTAGGCGAGCTCAAATAGgcctctctctgtctctctctgttcATGCATAGGTGGATGGATCGGATGGATAGATGGTGAGTGGGTCCCGTACACTCTCTCTTTTGAGCAATGACTCTCCGGTTTCTTTGTCATAGATTTTTAGAAGAAGTACAGATGGTTGGTTAGGTTCGTTCACTAGAGGCTAGTGAGTTTTGCGGAGCACGCGTTACGCATTCTTTCAGGACAGGGAAGTGATTCTTGGCTGAATATCTAAGCCTTTTTTAACGCTAAGGCAACAAAATATATAAGGACGATTCCAAGTATGTGTTGAGTCAATCCAAAAGATTTGCCAGTTTTGGCTTTTGGAATTCGACCACATTGTATTAATGCTAAATGCGTCAAattctttgatgaaaataatggccttcaaattgatattgactggtcaaactttggattgctcaagaatttcgagGTATATCGACTAAcgcctcacgaaacctccacTTCTCGTCTGTTTCCAGGGTCGTACATTCCACTTTTCATCAACACgacttgaaggaaaattgccaaaaagctCCCTCCTTAGCTTGAACTACAGAAAAATGGCCCGCATTGATAAGGAGATCCCTGTAATAGCCAAGTATGACGACTATTGCTTTGCCAAAATGTtatgctttttcattttgagctaAAGAGGAGACTGTCAATTTGCCTCTAAATTTGTGAAGGCAAATGGACGAATGTCCCAACGACTCAGCAGGGGTTCCGTCTCAAAGTGGAATGATTTATTTCCCactaatgggatcaaataaaactACAcgggagtcatttgtttcacgtcacgTTTTCTAAACGTTAGAAAATCGCATAAATGATTTATCTTCGTAGGTTTAGGCCcgctttttcttcaaaagtgaCGTTAACGGGttacttgttcaaaaaaaagtaacgatAATGGTAgggcgttactttttttgtcACTGACTACATTTGAGACCATGTAAttgaaatgtttaaaaaataattcattatTACATTTTCAACCGTAGGACAAAATTAGTGCACAAAGTTTAAGTCACTCTTTTCACAGAGagaacatattttgttttcaaccatttttttctgctCGAATTTTCCctattttgttttgtttgttttttacgggcttttctaaccactgcagggaatgtaatcctcagtacttttaaaatgaaaggttgtgaTTCGTCtgttttttacctttcaatttttatatgatatttggtccacctacgaatttgagttggcagactgagctagtccttgaatgcaggattgatctggaatgccatctaaAAAAAAGTCCTTTACTGTGGACAAATCGTTTTCATTGAATCGTTTAGTTCATTTGCCGTTCTGGGTCTTTTTTGAGCCACTGATGCTAAAGTCAGATCAAATGATACATTGTAAGGTGTATTCTAATAGAACGAATTGGCAACTTTTAAGAACTATTGAACTCTTCAAACTCCTATTAGCATCGCCAAAAGCTCTTCAAATATTTACTTTCTGCAAACTTTCTgacgaaaatttgaaaggtggTTGACAACATGCTGGTCTATTATGACAAAAAATTTCCTCCTGTTTTCATGCTCCTTGACATGAAAGGCAATGCCCTTGCTTGCATTTTGACTAGTTTATATATACTTTTTCCGCATAGTCAGGTCTAATCATGTGCGAACTCTTTCGTAAGAAGTGTTCAATAAATACAGCTCATATAAAAATGGAGAACGACGTGTAATATGTTGGTAGACAATTAGATGGCTCTTCAGTTTTATTCGGCAGCTGATTTTTCCCCCCATGTCAAGAACACCTTTTCATAAAAACCGAGTAAGGGATTCAGATTATCATTCAACACGAAGTTGTAAGATAGCCATTTAATTGATGAGAAACTCAAAACTGGTTTAAAACATGGGCCTCACGCCTCTCAAATCCTTTAAAACTCTCATAACATTTAGCTACACCTGCTCTTAATTAAACAAAGGAGATATTATGATATTTCTATTCGTTAAGCCCAAGTCGAGCACTACGATGCTACGGACGATATCACCGCGGATCCACCTACGTGAGATCATAATGAATGTCTCTCCCTTTCGATCTCCACCCACTTAAACTTTTTTCCTCGTGTGATTGCTGAACAAATTTTTGCGTAGGTAGCTTTGAGCTTCAGCACTTTTAGCCCTGATCTTCATTCATTCTCTACCTCTCTGTATTCGCCCAAGATTGCTTTTTTACTCATATGAAAGTAATCATGAGACCACAGAGACCCACTCATCAAGCAAGCAATATAGACTCAAAGAACTCTGACATGAAGTTGCGTTGATGAATCATAAAATTACATCGTGAATAAGTGAATCTTGTGAAGACTTGTGTCACAAAACGATATAAACAAACCGACAGCCAGCATTGGGATTACGAAATTAAGTCAACAGAAGAGCTGTGAATCGTGAAATTGCAACTTGAAACGCTCGCAGTTCCCTTCTGGGTCAATTCATAATCGCCATTtatcaaatggtttcaaacCTAGTCTTTGGCGAATGCATTGAACCAGTTATCAAGTCAGTTGCAGTAGAAAATTATTCGCCCAGGTCATGTCAAAGTGAGGTCTTCATCTATGAGGGTGTGTGTCTAATTCAAAGACGTATTTCAATCCAAGATAATGCGAAGATGATACAGCCTTAATGGAGAGATCCCATCAATCCCAACCTCATTCCATCCTTCGTTCTTGGTCCGTGTA
This window harbors:
- the LOC131890557 gene encoding innexin inx2-like translates to MAEILGAANSATKFFLEVNQISIDNWTFKLFYKATTTILVAMSIICSSKQFFGDPINCEVSGGDVNDAVLSSYCWMYSTFNIPLEFKGSCSKREHDGTVLYNSYYQWVPIFLVTCAFFFYVPRAIWLMCEGGLMKFLSKGTTTKIIEDAKEKRENLVSTFQEHLHNKYNSYAAWFFCCEQLNLIIVVSLWFITNKFLKYQFLNYGPLVIQYYQMPPEERQLYMVNPMCEAFPRIAACDYIRYGAGGGQERKNAICILGLNMINDKVFLILWFWFLFLTTFSVIRFCYRLLQISSNRFRYHMMRIRISRYFKTDNNMRHIKHYVERCSIGDWFVLYQMSRNMNTRFFAEFLVVLSRKVNPDPGLADEEECQDDECTNLIKANGTVKPNNSSLSLHSQIIDLTYDAHMVDCAEEQAKKPVPKPQSADCNSNSSDDGDDSDKDLPKRRRDIVAHEAEEEDEEAKRNKREVRHQESRPYNYSSPKRNKYLPRSA